A single region of the Ziziphus jujuba cultivar Dongzao chromosome 10, ASM3175591v1 genome encodes:
- the LOC107426221 gene encoding uncharacterized protein LOC107426221 isoform X3, whose product MTSTSFAAASMYEKEFMELVWEKGEIQVRGPSCRWKSDIVEAKGEKRGKLGSIVNFGRATEDCDHGLKYTTPSVDHHYKPHPHPHHSHEFYSEKIAAAATAATGNNNDCRIVPEYENENDCAEYENECPEYEYAHLKPAVNINDASKLERTITQTNHRLRAFPRRNCSDHIDSTSLPEVVLERQAACVAHKITTTTTTTPSHSSHSSHDSHSDSHYGGQWFLGVGVASNHQEKNSKNSNQKWNKSRRNSGDLSHFSSGIRLATVPKPNNVATNVNTPCTCTAAAAATKYSIVTDKDHQRRPDALGIVPNHHLESLTANTASVKHLQINPTVKPLDLHYLSLRPHVPADEHSEAFGNKVVALEEQLPHKKTKTPKISKPKTKTQTATGKYFTRSPPPSVPSASVCSLGASNSPAHAHAHAHAHPLKRTSEDTEESAYPCKANYSSNNTQSVEDEPKAQAVIKAAVAPGGGRSKRNRTAQIHNLSEKRRRDTINKKMRELKELLPNCNKVDKVSMLDEAIEYLQTLQRQLQQMLSMGNEIMAPQMMLPAGAPHLCDPSMMRLSSSLLPCFPTTTSTSTSTSAGTGTGGHSNPYNSGFQMLPFPAYLLPFNTIPLHSLVPPAISRPTTLFDQPYFASKYYSNPHFVHMFYNNNNNTPTNHVERSRTTQSTSTHQGTHQNSKQCSA is encoded by the exons ATGACATCCACCTCCTTCGCTGCAGCCTCTAT GTATGAGAAGGAGTTTATGGAGTTAGTATGGGAAAAAGGTGAGATCCAAGTGAGAGGACCATCCTGCAGGTGGAAAAGTGATATTGttgaagctaaaggagaaaagagAGGCAAGTTAGGGAGCATTGTGAATTTTGGAAGAGCAACAGAGGATTGTGATCATGGTTTGAAATATACTACTCCTAGTGTTGATCATCATTACAAACCTCACCCTCATCCTCACCACTCTCATGAGTTCTACTCAGAAAAAATTGCTGCTGCTGCCACGGCGGCCACTGGGAATAATAATGATTGCCGTATTGTTCCAGAATacgaaaatgaaaatgattgtGCAGAATATGAAAATGAATGTCCAGAATATGAATATGCACATTTAAAACCAGCAGTGAATATTAACGATGCATCGAAGTTGGAGAGAACAATCACTCAGACTAATCATCGGCTGAGAGCTTTCCCACGGAGGAATTGTAGTGATCACATTGATTCAACCTCCTTGCCAGAAGTAGTGCTAGAGCGCCAAGCTGCTTGTGTTGCTCATAAAATAACtactacaacaacaacaactccTTCTCATTCTTCTCATTCTTCTCATGATTCTCATTCTGATTCTCATTATGGTGGCCAGTGGTTCCTAGGAGTAGGAGTAGCAAGTAATCATCAAGAGAAGAATTCGAAGAATTCGAACCAGAAGTGGAACAAGAGTAGGAGGAACAGCGGCGACTTGTCCCACTTTTCCAGTGGAATAAGACTTGCAACTGTTCCTAAACCTAATAATGTAGCTACTAATGTTAATACACCTTGCACTTGCAccgctgctgctgctgctaccAAGTACTCAATCGTCACGGACAAAGATCATCAGAGGCGCCCGGATGCTTTAGGCATCGTTCCCAACCATCATCTTGAATCGCTTACTGCTAATACTGCTAGTGTCAAACATCTCCAAATTAATCCAACCGTCAAACCACTAGATCTACACTACTTATCCCTTCGGCCTCATGTTCCAGCCGATGAGCACTCTGAAGCTTTCGGTAACAAAGTTGTTGCCTTAGAAGAACAACTTCCCCACAAGAAAACGAAAACCCCCAAAATCTCAAAACCAAAAACGAAAACCCAAACTGCAACTGGAAAGTACTTCACACGATCTCCTCCTCCTTCTGTTCCATCAGCTTCAGTATGCTCTCTGGGAGCTTCAAATAGCCCAGCACACGCACACGCACACGCACATGCACACCCTCTGAAGCGCACATCTGAGGACACTGAAGAGTCTGCCTATCCATGTAAA gcTAATTACAGTTCCAACAACACTCAGAGTGTTGAAGATGAACCCAAGGCTCAGGCTGTTATAAAAGCAGCAGTTGCTCCCGGAGGAGGTAGATCCAAGAGAAACCGAACTGCACAAATCCATAATTTGTCCGAAAAG AGGCGAAGAGATACCATCAACAAGAAGATGCGGGAGTTAAAAGAGCTCTTACCCAATTGCAATAAG GTGGACAAAGTTTCAATGCTTGACGAGGCCATTGAGTATCTCCAGACACTTCAGCGTCAATTAcag caGATGTTGTCGATGGGAAACGAGATTATGGCGCCTCAAATGATGCTGCCTGCTGGAGCGCCACATTTGTGTGATCCATCGATGATGAGACTAAGCAGCAGCCTACTCCCCTGCTTCCCTACGACTACTAGTACTAGTACTAGCACTAGCGCTGGCACTGGAACTGGTGGTCATTCTAATCCTTATAATTCTGGATTTCAGATGCTTCCCTTCCCTGCTTATCTGCTTCCCTTCAATACTATTCCTCTTCATTCCCTCGTACCACCCGCTATCTCCAGGCCCACCACCCTTTTTGATCAGCCTTATTTTGCTTCCAAATATTATTCAAACCCCCATTTCGTCCATATGttttacaacaacaacaacaacactcCTACAAATCATGTTGAGCGCTCCAGGACTACCCAATCAACTTCTACTCATCAG gGAACCCACCAAAACTCAAAACAATGTTCTGCTTAG